The Equus przewalskii isolate Varuska chromosome 4, EquPr2, whole genome shotgun sequence region CAGAATCGGAGACAGTTGAAGAAACAGGCTTGGAAAGGACAGGCCCAGGGCAGCACCAAGGATGTACGACTTGGATTTAACTTATGGTCTGTTTGGGACACGGTCACTGGCACAAATAAGTCTCCACCGTGTTCTCTGTCCTTGTATTTTTCCATCTAACATTCAGTGTCCCAGGAATCCTAGTTTGGACCCTGTGCCTACCTGTGCCAGTTATCTTCCTTTTCCCCCCCAAATCCATTCTCCCTTTGccaccctctctgtgccccagaacTCCTTCGGTTCCTGCCTCTTCTTCAAGCTGATCCGTAGAGGCTATATCAAAGGCCCTCTGGTTTCCAGGTaggtttggccagtgggaggtCCAAGCAgaagatcagagagagagaggagaatggagtcAAGACAGTTATTGCCTCTCTTGTAGTCACGGAAGGTTAGCTGTTTCCCGTAACAGAAGAAAAGCTGCTCCTCTCATGGCAGCCTCTTCTAGTCAATGTCCTCTTTCCTAGATCCAGTAACCATTCCATCCCCTAACCCTTCAGGTCCATGGTATGGACTTGGCTAACTGGATGCTCCCTCCTGAATTTAAATCTTGAGCAGGGGTGTCACTCATCCCTGTGAAGCTGTGGCAGTGTGGGCAGCATCCCGACCAGGCAGTTCTGGCTGTGTGACAGCCAAGCTTCCATCCAGCTTATTGCACCTCTTTTGGTTCCTACCAAGAACCAGAAATCCCCCCAGCCTGATTCCTTTAACTTTCAGTTGTGTCaagaccaccccccccccccccaggtagtcttccaataaattccctttgGTGTAGGTTGGCTTGCCACTTCCTGTTCTTACAACCATGAAGTCTAATTGGTGTGATACTGTTCCCAGAAAAGTGGGTGCTGTGTAAGCAAACACGGCAGCCACAGGTGTCTTATTTGTCTGTGTATCCTCCAGTGCCTGCTTCCTACAGGACACCCAATTATGTGTTGTTAAATAAATCCATTTCTGCCATAGCTAGCTCTGGCTGCCCCACATTGTTCCTCCCCCCAAACAAGGGAATAAACTACGGCCTTTGCTGAATGGATGTATCACTGAAATTGATTTCCCAGAGACTATTTCTTAGATGAAAATACCACCACATAAGGGACTGGTAAAGCTTTTAAGGGccaataaatacattatttaaaagagaaaatgagcaaaacattGTTATCCAGAGTCAACTAGAGCCCACCAGGACATGacatttgcaaaaataatataagaatgCATCTTAAAGTCTCTGAAATGGgattcagagaaaagagaaaatgtcctCAAGGAATAATGCCAAGATGGACCCACTTAAAATGTGTGATGAAAATGAGATTAAAGCTTCCCAAATGCCCTTGTATGTCTTGAGAAAAATAATCAACAGCTGGTCAATGAAGACTCCAGTTGTGCTGATGGGACAGCAGGAAGGGGAAGCAGAGGGCTGGGGACACTGACCATGTAGAAATGAGCGGTCCTGACCTGTACCCTGGGGTTACCAAGGGATTCCCTAAGGAACTCTcagaaccacaggccactgatttagaaaacaacaaaagacaacGGTCTCATTTTCAGCAAGAATCCTTTTaggtcagtttagccagaatcccctgacccctgatgtttcctcagTAATTTTCCATCTGCTGACGCCCACCCTGCTCCATGGCTGTACAGCCCCACTCACCCAGGCTGTATTCAATGTTGAGTCCAATCTCTCTCCCCCACGGCAAAGTCCCATCGCACTGGTCCCAACACCTATTGTGATAGTCCCCCCACCAAAATAGAGTCTTTTTTATCATGCtttgaaaaaaacacaacaaaaagccCATAAGAGATCAATCTTGAGAAATCCAAGACTATGGTTTCAAAAGAGGGAAACAACCACTGAGAGTGGTAAAGCTTCATAAAAtgagcatttaaaatgaaaattagaattattAAGGCCAAGGCCACTTACAGGAACTATAACTTGAATGGAAACGACCAGAAATACAACAATCTAGAGATATTCTGAGAGTGGGCAGTTCTGGTGTTCACTCTGTCTCTGTTTCCTGCCTGACTTAGGATAAATCAATTTCCCCATTGGGgatagggatttttaaaattaaaatatcaccaaaatttttaattgtgtcCAAACAAAACATTGTTTTGGATGTTAGTTGCAATAGTAACTGGAAACACACCATGTATCCATACAAAGAAATACTCATAGTTTCTTCTAAATTGGTTTTATAACCCCTAAAACCTCCCATTAAGCACATTGGCTtgcacaaagaaggaaaggaatttcCATCACTTCCATCCCTCCCCTCACCGCCATTCAAAGGCCATGTCTAGAGGCAAGAACATTACAACTAGTAGTACGAGACTGTCACACATGCATACTCAGGCTATTCCATTTGTAAAtgctttgcatttttataaaagtgTCTCCACATCTACAATCTAACCTAATTCTCATAATTGTGTGGGATAGCTGTTATTACGGACTATACTCCTCGGATGAGAAAAGTAAAGCCCAAAACAGGTCAGCATGAGCTTTGGGCAGCTTGTGATTATCCAAGGCCAGAGGGCAGTAGGGCAGTGGCCTCCAGGCCTGTTCTCACAGGCATCAGTCTCCACCCTGCCCATTCCCGTCATCACTGAGACCTTTGGTTGCAGTCTCCGGCCAGTCTAGTTGCTAAACCAAGGGGCCGGCTCACGCCAAGACCCGGATTCTTTCACGTGCCTATATAAACAGAGCCGATAACTGCCACCAGGCGGCGCCACATCGCAGCCGGGACTCCAGTGGATCGGGTGTGCACCTGCCAAGCCCCTTGGCTGAGCAGGCTAAACCCAGGCATTTTACTAACTTCACAGTAACGCCGCCCCACCCCGACTGCCTATTGGGACCCCACTTAGCAGTCTATAATGGAGTTTTACTGTTTTTGAGCAGCCAATCCAATACACCTTTACGGATCCTTTTTCGGAACTACTGTGTTGAATACAAGCTTCTGATTAGATTTCGTTATGACTTCTAACAGAATCATGCATAAACCTTTACATATTGGCGTATATATTTATTACAGGTTTTTCCCCTTTACATTACAGCTTGAGTAGCATATCAacttttgaaataatatataGGTAGGTTATAATCACTGAATTTTGTTTCAGAATGGTAAAACGGGTGTTACAAATATTTGTCATGAAAAGGGGACTTGGGTCGGAcaggattgagaaccactattTGGAGTATGGACCTTCTCCTGAATACTGCCCTGTTGACTTTGATGATATCTGAACAAATAGCAACTTTTTAGCCTCCTTCGCTGTCTCCACTTTCTCCTACTTCCACCTCACACTGGGGCTGCTCCTGGAGGCTCCTTTGCTCTGCTGGTCCCACACCTTCTCCTTAGCTCTCAGGAAAGCAAGTCCCTGACAGCATCACTTGCGCCCAGTACAATCTCAGCCAGGCCATGGCCGGCTTCTCAGGCTCTTTCACCCTTCCCAACCCCACAGGTACGTCCTGCTGGTTCCACCCTCACTCCAACACACTTGTCATCTCCAATCTCTTCCGGACTGTCCATCCAGGTGAGAACTTGGGCTACACTCTCTCCTGACAGTGTTTAAAACGTCCTCTGCTCTAGTTGGGAGTGTATCCTGTTCTCACGGAGTGATCTTAGTCAATTGAGCCTGAAGATCTGAAACCTGGCGAGCCCAGCTGGGCTTTACTGCCTCTGCCGAGGCGGCACTGCCATCCAGGGGGGGCTCGCACTCTTGAAGATTTTTCTTACCATTGTTTTCCCTGAGCTGATTATTCACTCCCTCAGGCTGCCTCTCTCAATTGGTGGGGCAAGGGGGCAGGTGAGAGAGAATTTGTGAGAACACACAATTATTTAAActagctttctttctctcctatcaGACCATacccagattttctgttttctctatccTTTGGCCACCATTCAACCTCTTTCCTTGGTAGGTTGTCACTAGTTAagtttttgctattaaaaaaaattattatatatttactgtGGACTGGGAATAATTCTGTGACATGGCTTCTTTGCAGAGGCTGCTGATTACCTCCCAATAtccttaaataataaataagagaaCTCTCCAGTTTAGGTGGGCTCATGGTCACCCAGCTAAaagctacatttcccagcttcccttgttTCTGGGTGTGACCATGTGAGTGAGTTCCGACCAATGGGATATGAGCAAGTGATTATGCCATTTCCAGGTCGTGCCCTTAAAAGGAATGAGTGTGCACTcccctgctttcctccttctcaCTGGCCAGGATGCAAATATgatggcaggagctggagcagctgcCTTGGAACCCAGAGATGGAAGCCATATGTTGAGAATGGTGGAGATACTCTACCAGTTCTGGACTGCCTACCACGGGACTACTGTGTAAGAGAGAATCAAAACTCTATTTTGTTTAAGTCACTATATTTTGGGGTCTTTGGGCTACCTAGACTATACACTAAGTGACAGCTTCGTGCCACTATCTTTACCCAGAAGCCTGTACTTCCTCGTTATTTGTACTTACttgtgtttttctaatttcaaattttatgttttatattttccttttttaaaactcacCTCTTAGTTAGTGGTTCatctaatgtttcttttttttcaaagaaccagcttatggatttatttattccaGTGTGCTTAGCGTTTTAAGATTATTTTGCTACCTGTACGCTTGAATGAATTTCCAGCCATTTATGGAATTATTGGGTCACATCCTTTCCTCCTCAACATTCTTTTTACATTGTTCCATTGTCCTATGCCATCTAAAATTGCTGAAAAGAAGTCTGAGGCCAGTCTCATTTTATTCCCCTCCatagattgtctgcttcttctatCTGGATGTCTGTAGTAGGATGCTTTTGTTATCCCTAAGATTTAGGAACTTCACAAGAACCGTTCTGGTCTCAATGGTTTCTTTGCTCAATTTACCTGGAATATAGTAAATCTTGTTAATTTGCCAAATTGagcctttttgtttcagaaatggtttttccttttaggtttttgACTACGTTTTCAATTCCATTTGTTCCCTCTTCATCAGGGACTCTAGCCATATGTTGGATCAACATAAATGTCTTACAGAtctatcattttctttccagtCGCTTCATCCCTTTGCCCCTCTTTATTGTGTTCTGTGTGACATTCTCAAGCCTGTTATCCATGTCACTGGCTCAGTTTTCTGCCATGTCAACTCTACTTCTTGTGGCTTCTAATGTGACTTTCAGATATTTAGTGGggttttcttctattctttcctTAACTTTTCAAGACCCTTTTTCATCTGATTTTGatatctctgatttttttgtttcatagGGAAACTAATTTCcttgagaatgtagagaaaattcttttcaaagactttgttctgtttcttggaATCATTTTCTTCTGATATGTGCTCTTTATGTGTAGTTTCCTATGGATGTTCATTAGGAGAGGAGGGCAGTTTCTTACATGGATCCCATGGTAGCTCTTTACTGAGAAATAGTGatgattttaataattaaaaaaatgcttgcCGGAATCCATCAGCCTTTTAAATACAAATTCTATCTCACAGGAACTATAGTAGCTAGAGAAGCGGGCTAAACACTGCAAGGAAGTAACCAGACAGATCCAGGAGGTGGGACATTCTGTAGGACAGCTGACTAAATTGCTTCCACTAGTAAGTGTCCCCAAAAAAGGGACTGTACTAGATTAAAATAAACTTAGGGAGAATGTGTGGCCCTGGCTTGGATACTAATTTGGATAAATCAATATCCAAATTATTGTAAGAATAATTGGAGAAATTTTAGTATGGCctggaaattaaatgagatgaggtgAAAGTACACTGAAACACAAAGGTAGAGAGTATTGACTAAATCAAACAGGTTATAAGCCAATTTTTAGAGTATGATCTCCTTTTGGTATGCACGCACGTGTCGTTGTTACAGTGATGTTTTCTGGAAGGTAGGAAtactctgtttgttttttaaacttgtaTTTTCCAATGTTCTACAAAGCACATGTACTGCTTATGTAATAAAGCTTTTTTAATAGTGATATAGGTTTAAATGAGACAGATTTACCATGAAGATAGTAAAGTTTAAGTTTCAGGGTCTTTTATTCACCTGGGCCCTCCCAAGACCCTAGGAGGACCTCTAGCAATTTTGTATCAGACttttgtgagatttttaaaattttactgtttatgttccagaatttttttattatggtaacatttactattttaacaatttttaggATTACAGTTCACTGGCATTACAGTCAtttatattgttgtgcaaccatcagcaccaGCCATCTCCAGGACTTTGTTATCTTTCCAAACTAAAACTGTGTAcctattaaataataactcctaattctgccctccctccagtctttttgtttttaagagtctCCACAATTGTATAAGCTTTAAaccccacaaaacctggatccaGTCCCAACTGACAACCAGATATCCTGATTGTTCCTGAGCAAGCTTTGAAATGATAACTGACACTGCCAAAGTGACTTTAGCCTCAAACCAAAGGACAGTCAACATAGGCGAGGAGACTGTCACTAAAGTGCTCATTGCCAAATGTGCAAAAGGCAACAACTGTGGCAGCATCAACATCACTGAATACACAGGCAGATAAAAGCAATGAGTTTCTCAAATAatcagaatatatatttatataaatttcccCAGAAGCCACAAGTGTGTCATTCTTAAGGTCCTTATTTCTTGTAAATTAACCCTATTTTCTTCATTGCTTAGAATTATTGGTAAATAGTAACATCATTTCCTGTAAAATCAGTCCAGAAGAGTAGATAGCAGTTTTATATGGTTGTATCACCTAGTTTTAAGTCTGGCTCAATATAATAGAAAAccttaatttatttctctcatgcGTAAAAGAAATCTGGAGGTACACAGTCCAGAACTAGTATGATAGTTTTACGATCATCAAAGAACTGGAGCTCTTTTATCTTACTATGCTAGCATCCTTAGCATGCCACTTCATGGCCCAATAGGGCTGCTCATTCTCCAGGCATCAAGTCTATATTccagccagaagaaaaaaaacaaggagtGGAAAAGCACATGCCCCCTTCCTACAATGATTCCTCACAGAAACTGCACCTAGCacttgagtttatttctgttttgccaAAACATAGTCATACAGCCTTATCTAGCTGTAAGGTAGaccaggaaataaaatctttattccAGAAACTTGTGTGCAACAAAAAATCAGACATTCTAttactaaatgaatgaagagaatgGATATTGGGATAGGCAGCTAAGCAtctgtcaaatgttttttaaaaagattcaatGTGCTGGTTTTTGAGGTTTGGTGAGGGCAGGTAGGAAAGAGTACCCATCTTATAGCACCATTTATGTCATTGCTTACCATTTTGTATAGAGCTAAAAGCTTGCTTTCTCGATTAGTTTCTAGACTGAGTCTAAAGCTTCTTCCACACACCACAGAAGTGGGCTCAACAGGCTtgtatggaaaagagaaaaagtcatcTCAATTGAAGGGGACTTTTGAATGTCTCAGTGGCCAAATACATCCAAACCATACGTCTGAGCCAGTGAGCTTTACTGTTGTGGGTAAGCTTTAACTGCGAAAAGCATTGTTCCAGTTTATTAATTACTGTCGCTTTTGTACTGTGTGTTCCATTTCCAGGGAAATGTCAACCAGAGGACATGGTCTCTGATTCCGTCCTCAGAGATTCTTACCACAGAGGATACTTTTCCCacatggtaaacaaaagaaaatgaggatgTTGCTTTCCCGTGTTTGAGCAGGGGTGTAATAGAAATGGCcagatgagggagctgagggaATCAGACATGGGCAGCCTCAGGGCCTGTCAGCCTCACCCTGACTTGATAATGAGATACAAAAATAAACGCCTGTGCTTCTGTGGTGCCTAGATTGGTTGTGAAATTGCTTTTCTAAATCCATTGCATTTAACCTTGATGGTTAatacattatttaataaattctgGAGTTCTATCCAAATTACAATATGCTTTCGCACTGAAATGGCCTTAAATAGTGGGCAGCCTGCTTGGTTCTTTGCCTCTAATCTAGCCACCCCAGGACTTGggctctttcttcctctggctcAGGGATGAGGAACATTGTCTTTCTCTGAGCGAGGGGATGGCTTGTGGATCCAGCGGGGCTGCTCATCAGGGTTCTATTCCTCCCAGCTGGAACCCTCACAAAGCCAGCCTCTGATTGAGAACCTAATTACTTCTACTGCTCCTTCAGTTTGACCCTCTGGGGAAATAGGCCTGCAGACGCAATCAGCCATccacagcagagcacagagcCGGCACCTACAGCCCTGAACTCCTTCCAGAAGCGGAAAAGCCTACTGCAGATAAACCAGGGCGTGTGGGGGCCCACATGGTGGAAAGCTCAGGAAGGCTAGGTCTTAAATAGACAACAGCCCTTAAGACTCTTTGGGGTAGGTTGCATTGAGAGTAAGGGAGGGTTGAAAGGCAGGGAGGATATTTTCCTGTTAACAGTGGAAGGAGCTTCCCAACAGCctgccttccttgctttctgcGTGTCTCAGCAAGGTTTGAGGGAGCTACATCCTCAGGTCCGAGAAGTGCTGGGGAATGTCAGGGCATAGCCAAGCCAGAAAAGCACTCTGGAGGAAAAGGGAGGTTCCTCTGCATTTCCCTTTCCTGCAGGCCTGCCCTGGTTTTTCATGATGTCATCCATTCATCATTGTGAGCAGATTGGCGGTCCCTGGCCTTGGCCAGCTGCCCAAGgccaggagggaagagagagatccCAGGACAAATGTGCAGTGGGCCCCTGAGCTTGTGCGGAAATGTCATCAGTTCCACAGAGAAAGACTTGGtacaaattgaagaagacagtaAAAGTCACAAGATCCTATCCAACCTTCCCTTCCCTGAACGCCTGGGAAGAACTCAGGGACCTCTTGCCTGTGGATCAGGAGCCATACCCTGGAGTGGGCCTGGGTGTGGAGGAGGGACTGCTCTGCCAGATGGTTCATTCTCCAGAATTCAACCTGTTTCCCGACTCAGTGGTGTTTGAAAGCAACTTTGTCCAGGTACCCTTGGGTGGCCCCGAATGGTGCTCCTTGATTCTTCTAAACCTGTTCCCAAGATGTGACCGGGAGAGTCCGTCCCTGGGACTGGAGTGGAGTAAGAACTGAGGCAAGGAGAAGTCAGTGGGCCTGGAATGCAAGGCCCCCACCTTGGACCTTGACTTTGCAGAGCCCCAGACAGTTCTCCTGCAGACTGTTGTCCCTCCTGGAAGAGAGGTCGGGTGTTCTCTGTTCTGCATGGAGCATTTGGTATCGGAATCCCTCCATTTACTTCCTCTCCCAGGCTGTCAGGCCAAAGCAGACGAACAAAGAGGCAGTGAAACAAGATGCCCTTTGAGGGTTCGGAACAGAAATGCTCTTTGGTGAAAGAATAGGAGCTGAGCAGCCAGAGAGACCTGGGCTCAGAGTCTAGTGCACTGCTTTCGCGTCAGGTGACCTGCACACCCTGAATCCCAGTTTCCTCTGTTGTGAAAGGGGCTGGACTGGCCTAGGTTGTTATACGCGAACACGGGAGGCGAAGGCCTGGGTACAATGCGCACGCGGTGCATTCTTGTTTCCTTGCCTGGGCTCTCCTCAGGCCAGAGGGGACTCAGGATAAACAGGACTTGGGAGTTAGAAGGGACCTTAGAGTGCAGGGAAGGTACAGGAGAAAACAGGGCCTCTCAAAGAAGGCCCAAAAGACAAGTGTTTCAAAGAAAAGCCAGGAAACAGTCCGGGGAGGATTCACAGAAGTATGACACATGTCAGGGAACTCCTGGGTTATGGTTCTTGTGGGCAATTGCTGGTAGCAGAAAATACAAATACTATTACGCTTGCTTAACCAATATAGACCGAAACAGGGGTTCTCAACAAGTGGTGATTTGCCCCCACCACCAGGGGGCATCTGGGactgtctggagacatttttggttgtcacaacttggggcgGGAGTGAGtattactggcatctagtgggtagaggcccaggatgctgctaaacaccctacagtgcacaggacagccctctcCCCGAAAACAAAGAGTTATCCAACCCAAAACGTGAATAATGCCGAGTTTGAGAAACTCTCGGCTAAAACCGCTGCTTCTGTCAAACGCTCAGACGGTGCCTGTGGGGCTGCTTTGCAGGTCAAAAAGGACAGGAACTGGATAGACATGTACAAAGCCTCCAACACCATGGCCCTTGGGGTCACCTCCTCCGTGCCCTGTCTGCCCCTTCCCAACATCCTCCTCATGGCCAGTGTCAAATGGCACCAGGGGCAGAGCCAGACATGGAACAGACCATCTACAGTCCCAAACATCATCCTGAAGAGGTAAGCAACGCAGATGGGAATGAAGGACAAGCAGGGCGAGGCGTGGACCCAGAGCGGAGGCTGCTTTGTAACTAAACTCGGGgtgggagaaagcagagaagtcGTCAGCAGGGACATTAATTGTTTTAGACAGCAGGTGCCCTGGAAGCATCAAGGCCAAGTTGGGCAAAGGTAGGCATAAGGTTGACAGGAAAGAGGAGCCGGGCAACATCCCCGCTTTCCTTCTTGCTGCACTCGCCCCACTGAATCTTAGGAAATCTCTCCGCCTTTGGCCAAGGGGCAAAGAAGCCAGGAGGTCTGGCAGGTGGAGCACTGGTTGGGAGATGCAGGTTCCagtcaaaaatataatttttgagtCATGAATTacttgctgtgcctcagttttcctactAGTAAAGTAAGTGGAACTAAATCTCGCTTAGAACTGTAGCATATAGTGACATCATGCTTGTCTGGGATGAAACAGCCCTTTTTTATATTTCAGTATCTTAAGTAATTTATAGGATATCTCAAGAATCTCTAGATATTCCCAAGAGTCCAGGTAAACTCTtcatttcttcacatttcctCAGTGCTAAATCTCTCCATTATGTTCTGAGTGTACCTATAGCATGCATAGCTCACCCCACGCTGACCGATATTAGATCCAAAGCCAGCTCCTTGAACCTTAGTTCCTTTGGGAAGAGTAACTGAGGCATTAAGGTCAATGAATGGACAAGCTGGACCATGGGGCCAACTCCGTGGCAGAGGAGGGCAGCTCACTTTGTGCTATcaagaaggaaattgaaaaacCCTATAATTCCAGCTACCTTCCTTGTAGGCTGTCTCTCTCAAGCAGGATTCAGGGAACACCAGCATGAGAATCATGGCAGGCAGGGTGGAGGTTAAAATGGAGATCCCAGGGCCACAggccagacctactgaatccgaatctttgggattgttttcagAAGTCAACCTCTTAAACAAACTCCCCAGGTGCATCTGGTCTCCTCAAAGTTTGAGcaacactgtgctaagcactctcTCTCCTACCCCAAAAAGGCTCAGTCCTGAAGGAGACACTCCTCATTTTAATGAAGATAGCGTCGGATCAGAAGCACTGGGGTTGCTAATGTGTGTCTTCCCTTGTGCCTTCAGGATTCTCCCGTTGAAGTTTGTGGAGCTCCAGATCTGCGACCGCCCTCAGCGCATCCTGCAGTTGAGGACAGTCGCCGAGAAGATCTACTACCTAAGGCTCCACCCTGATCATCCCAGGACTGTCTTCCACTTCTGGATCCGACTGGTTCAAATTCTGCAGACGGGCCTGTCCATCACCACCAAAGACCCTAGGATTCTTGTCTCTCACTGCCTGGTACCCAAGAACAGCTGCAGCCCCTCAGGAGACTCTAAGGTAAGTGGGCACCATTGCTGCTTCCAGCCAAGGCCAGAGCTGAGCTGTAGAGCTTAGGCGAGCTGGTATGTGAGCACCCCGTGAAGGCAATTCCTGCCTTAGGCCTTTTCtaatcagttttattgaggtgtaagGTTCaagcataaaattcacccattgtaagtgtacagttcaacaCTGCCAGTAAATGTagagagttgtgcaaccatcaccaccatccagttttagaacatttccatcaccctaaaaacTTCCTTCATGCCCATTTGCAGTCATTCCCTGTTCCTACTTCCTTCCCTaggcaaccattgatctgttTGCAGTCTCTATTCATATTTCtgagacatttcatataaatggaaccctacaatatatagtcttttgtgtctagcttctttcacgtagcataatgtttttCAGGTTCATCCATATCATAGCATGGGGCCACTCTATGGCAGAGTCACAGattatcaataattcattccttttaattgttgattagtatttcattgtataaatataccacattttgtttattcattcaccagttgatcgatatttggattgtttccaatttttggctattatgagtaatgctgctatgaacatttgtgtacaagtttttgtatagacacgtgttttcctttgtcttgggTAGATTccaagaaatgaaatcactgggTCATCTGGTAAGTTTATGTTTAAACTggcaaatagttttccaaagtggctgcactatttacattcccaccagtaatgcacacgggcttcagtttctccacatcctcaccaacactggtactgtcttttttattaaaggcattctagtggatgtgtagtgtttttaatttggatttcttgaatgactaatgatgttgagcaacttttcatgggcttattagTCATGtatctatcttctttggtgaaacatCTATtgaaatcttttgcctattttaaaattgagttttgtcttcttattgaattgtaagagttctttgtgtattctggatacaagtcctttatcagat contains the following coding sequences:
- the GARIN1B gene encoding Golgi-associated RAB2 interactor protein 1B isoform X4; protein product: MSSVPQRKTWYKLKKTVKVTRSYPTFPSLNAWEELRDLLPVDQEPYPGVGLGVEEGLLCQMVHSPEFNLFPDSVVFESNFVQVKKDRNWIDMYKASNTMALGVTSSVPCLPLPNILLMASVKWHQGQSQTWNRPSTVPNIILKRILPLKFVELQICDRPQRILQLRTVAEKIYYLRLHPDHPRTVFHFWIRLVQILQTGLSITTKDPRILVSHCLVPKNSCSPSGDSKRKILPVKTASPAPATSVGGIRSPVESGNERTPLDHSPSHSSALWQPARGHS
- the GARIN1B gene encoding Golgi-associated RAB2 interactor protein 1B isoform X2; protein product: MSSVPQRKTWYKLKKTVKVTRSYPTFPSLNAWEELRDLLPVDQEPYPGVGLGVEEGLLCQMVHSPEFNLFPDSVVFESNFVQVKKDRNWIDMYKASNTMALGVTSSVPCLPLPNILLMASVKWHQGQSQTWNRPSTVPNIILKRILPLKFVELQICDRPQRILQLRTVAEKIYYLRLHPDHPRTVFHFWIRLVQILQTGLSITTKDPRILVSHCLVPKNSCSPSGDSKLVQKKLQAPQPSDSLMQLMAKGESEALSQIFADLHQHNQFRSSKKTDTKKDSSEKDTPSEDCIPCTRDLSWRDSLTCGEWERENPSGPQPLSLLSTLAACTRPQLTLLIGNSI
- the GARIN1B gene encoding Golgi-associated RAB2 interactor protein 1B isoform X1 — protein: MSSVPQRKTWYKLKKTVKVTRSYPTFPSLNAWEELRDLLPVDQEPYPGVGLGVEEGLLCQMVHSPEFNLFPDSVVFESNFVQVKKDRNWIDMYKASNTMALGVTSSVPCLPLPNILLMASVKWHQGQSQTWNRPSTVPNIILKRILPLKFVELQICDRPQRILQLRTVAEKIYYLRLHPDHPRTVFHFWIRLVQILQTGLSITTKDPRILVSHCLVPKNSCSPSGDSKLVQKKLQAPQPSDSLMQLMAKGESEALSQIFADLHQHNQFSSRSSKKTDTKKDSSEKDTPSEDCIPCTRDLSWRDSLTCGEWERENPSGPQPLSLLSTLAACTRPQLTLLIGNSI
- the GARIN1B gene encoding Golgi-associated RAB2 interactor protein 1B isoform X5, giving the protein MVSDSVLRDSYHRGYFSHMVKKDRNWIDMYKASNTMALGVTSSVPCLPLPNILLMASVKWHQGQSQTWNRPSTVPNIILKRILPLKFVELQICDRPQRILQLRTVAEKIYYLRLHPDHPRTVFHFWIRLVQILQTGLSITTKDPRILVSHCLVPKNSCSPSGDSKLVQKKLQAPQPSDSLMQLMAKGESEALSQIFADLHQHNQFRSSKKTDTKKDSSEKDTPSEDCIPCTRDLSWRDSLTCGEWERENPSGPQPLSLLSTLAACTRPQLTLLIGNSI
- the GARIN1B gene encoding Golgi-associated RAB2 interactor protein 1B isoform X3 → MVSDSVLRDSYHRGYFSHMVKKDRNWIDMYKASNTMALGVTSSVPCLPLPNILLMASVKWHQGQSQTWNRPSTVPNIILKRILPLKFVELQICDRPQRILQLRTVAEKIYYLRLHPDHPRTVFHFWIRLVQILQTGLSITTKDPRILVSHCLVPKNSCSPSGDSKLVQKKLQAPQPSDSLMQLMAKGESEALSQIFADLHQHNQFSSRSSKKTDTKKDSSEKDTPSEDCIPCTRDLSWRDSLTCGEWERENPSGPQPLSLLSTLAACTRPQLTLLIGNSI